One segment of Carya illinoinensis cultivar Pawnee chromosome 1, C.illinoinensisPawnee_v1, whole genome shotgun sequence DNA contains the following:
- the LOC122309227 gene encoding uncharacterized protein LOC122309227, whose translation MFEPEKVSSSASSSELTIHSLRKNPMCTCGSPASLRTSNTPRNPGRAFFGCSKYNKKGLPHCDYFKWADSDQASENELMNIFGEMCRKEEELRKVQVELRKFEEEVRKREEEVRKREEEVRTWMEEARTWMEEVRKIHGEIVKRDSGVRCERPHLRIYWAIPILLYLYLTRSQ comes from the exons ATGTTTGAACCAGAAAAGGTCTCATCGTCAGCTTCTTCATCTGAACTTACTATTCATTCTCTGAGAAAGAACCCAATGTGCACTTGTGGGTCACCTGCTTCACTTAGAACATCAAATACACCAAGGAACCCAGGTCGAGCATTCTTTGGATGTTCAAAGTACAATAAGAAG GGGTTACCCCACTGCGACTATTTCAAATGGGCAGATAGTGATCAGGCAAGCGAAAATGAACTGATGAACATATTTGGTGAGATGTGTCGGAAGGAAGAAGAGCTTAGGAAAGTGCAGGTAGAGCTTCGAAAATTTGAGGAAGAGGTtcgaaaaagagaggaagaagtCCGGAAAAGAGAGGAAGAAGTTCGAACTTGGATGGAAGAGGCTCGAACTTGGATGGAAGAGGTACGAAAAATACATGGTGAAATTGTCAAGCGGGACTCGGGAGTCCGGTGTGAACGTCCTCATCTGCGTATCTATTGGGCGATCCCTATCTTACTTTATTTATACTTGACTCGATCACAGTGA
- the LOC122309191 gene encoding receptor-like protein 56 produces the protein MSNPYTSSEHLLPSWVEDDSKSECCGWERVTCNFTTRHVTELSLDNLKSSLGNTYYITPKTVAEVWSLNVSLLEPFKELRSLDLSLNAINGWIVDERLENFSSLRNLESLNLGYNFFNNHSILQSLGAITSLKTLNLYLEWVGWLLSSPSISWVEKLEHAGYKQQWLQ, from the exons ATGTCCAACCCTTACACTTCTTCAGAgcatcttcttccttcttggGTTGAAGATGACTCAAAGAGTGAGTGCTGCGGTTGGGAGCGGGTCACGTGCAACTTCACCACAAGACATGTGACAGAACTGTCCCtcgataatttaaaatcatcccTCGGCAATACATATTACATCACACCAAAAACTGTTGCTGAGGTATGGTCACTAAATGTGTCTCTGTTGGAGCCTTTCAAGGAGTTAAGAAGTCTTGATTTATCCCTTAATGCGATTAATGGATGGATAGTAGATGAAA GATTGGAAAACTTCTCAAGCTTGAGAAATCTGGAAAGTTTAAACCTTGGTTATAACTTCTTTAACAACCATAGTATACTACAATCTTTGGGTGCTATCACTTCGCTCAAGACCTTAAATCTTTACTTGGAATGGGTTGGTTGGTTACTTTCCAGCCCAAG CATTAGTTGGGTTGAGAAACTTGAACACGCTGGATATAAGCAACAATGGCTTCAATGA
- the LOC122309201 gene encoding RING-H2 finger protein ATL64-like isoform X1, with protein MLGGGMNLVTTVIGFGISGTFIVFVCTRIICGTLRRAEQRPMFEIESRTDLEQLEPQVSGLEPVLVAAIPTMKFDNEAFSSMEDPQCSICLAEYQEKEVLRIMPKCGHTYHLYCIDVWLRKQSTCPVCRLPLQDFFGRRHMRPPLFDIPQSLDDPANSTDNSQRWLLPGLERSVGNVSTEGHVESVLVNQPESTPSREAERI; from the exons ATGCTGGGTGGAGGTATGAATTTGGTTACTACTGTTATTGGTTTTGGCATCAGTGGAACATTTATTGTGTTTGTCTGCACAAGAATAATCTGTGGGACGCTCCGCAGGGCCGAACAACGTCCTATGTTCGAGATTGAATCAAGGACTGATCTTGAACAG CTGGAGCCTCAGGTTAGTGGCCTTGAACCAGTTTTGGTTGCTGCAATCCCCACCATGAAGTTCGACAATGAGGCTTTCAGTTCTATGGAAGATCCACA GTGCTCAATATGTTTGGCAGAGTATCAAGAGAAAGAGGTCTTACGAATAATGCCAAAATGCGGCCACACTTATCATCTCTATTGCATTGATGTTTGGCTCAGAAAGCAGTCTACTTGTCCAGTCTGTCGTCTACCATTACAAGACTTTTTTGGAAGAAGACATATGAGGCCACCTTTGTTTGATATTCCTCAATCTTTAGATGATCCTGCAAACTCAACGGACAATTCCCAGCGGTGGCTGCTACCTGGCCTTGAGCGTTCGGTAGGTAATGTAAGTACTGAAGGGCATGTTGAATCTGTTCTTGTGAACCAACCGGAGTCAACACCTTCTCGAGAAGCAGAAAGAATATAG
- the LOC122309201 gene encoding RING-H2 finger protein ATL17-like isoform X2, with translation MLGGGMNLVTTVIGFGISGTFIVFVCTRIICGTLRRAEQRPMFEIESRTDLEQEPQVSGLEPVLVAAIPTMKFDNEAFSSMEDPQCSICLAEYQEKEVLRIMPKCGHTYHLYCIDVWLRKQSTCPVCRLPLQDFFGRRHMRPPLFDIPQSLDDPANSTDNSQRWLLPGLERSVGNVSTEGHVESVLVNQPESTPSREAERI, from the exons ATGCTGGGTGGAGGTATGAATTTGGTTACTACTGTTATTGGTTTTGGCATCAGTGGAACATTTATTGTGTTTGTCTGCACAAGAATAATCTGTGGGACGCTCCGCAGGGCCGAACAACGTCCTATGTTCGAGATTGAATCAAGGACTGATCTTGAACAG GAGCCTCAGGTTAGTGGCCTTGAACCAGTTTTGGTTGCTGCAATCCCCACCATGAAGTTCGACAATGAGGCTTTCAGTTCTATGGAAGATCCACA GTGCTCAATATGTTTGGCAGAGTATCAAGAGAAAGAGGTCTTACGAATAATGCCAAAATGCGGCCACACTTATCATCTCTATTGCATTGATGTTTGGCTCAGAAAGCAGTCTACTTGTCCAGTCTGTCGTCTACCATTACAAGACTTTTTTGGAAGAAGACATATGAGGCCACCTTTGTTTGATATTCCTCAATCTTTAGATGATCCTGCAAACTCAACGGACAATTCCCAGCGGTGGCTGCTACCTGGCCTTGAGCGTTCGGTAGGTAATGTAAGTACTGAAGGGCATGTTGAATCTGTTCTTGTGAACCAACCGGAGTCAACACCTTCTCGAGAAGCAGAAAGAATATAG
- the LOC122302950 gene encoding uncharacterized protein LOC122302950 yields the protein MVEQVVLSLEQATHMAKQLHTTTDPTHVLQIYTSLHQAHHHLSAFLSKTQLSLPPPLLFPPSPAAAANSLSSVTGAATATVADGNDTQPMQIMDGDDDAVEEAGENSKGTLDMVEEKMRDFFIRNKRPKRSLSPSAVAEDRRLYDDGSAVGVKGFDPHATRLRALDLVYQFHG from the coding sequence ATGGTAGAGCAGGTGGTACTTTCTCTGGAGCAAGCCACCCACATGGCCAAACAGCTCCACACCACCACCGACCCGACCCACGTCCTCCAAATCTACACTTCCCTCCACCAAGCTCACCACCATCTCTCCGCCTTCCTCTCCAAAACCCAACTCTCTCTTCCGcctcctcttctttttcctccgtCTCCTGCCGCCGCCGCTAACTCCCTCTCCTCCGTAACCGGTGCCGCCACAGCTACCGTCGCCGATGGCAACGATACCCAGCCGATGCAGATCAtggatggtgatgatgatgCGGTGGAAGAAGCTGGAGAGAATTCGAAGGGCACGCTTGATATGGTCGAGGAGAAGATGCGGGATTTCTTTATCAGGAATAAGCGGCCGAAGCGATCGTTATCGCCTTCGGCGGTGGCGGAGGATAGAAGGCTGTACGATGATGGTTCTGCAGTGGGAGTGAAGGGTTTTGATCCTCACGCGACGAGGTTGAGGGCTTTGGACCTTGTCTACCAGTTTCATGGCTAA
- the LOC122309201 gene encoding RING-H2 finger protein ATL38-like isoform X3, whose protein sequence is MLGGGMNLVTTVIGFGISGTFIVFVCTRIICGTLRRAEQRPMFEIESRTDLEQVSGLEPVLVAAIPTMKFDNEAFSSMEDPQCSICLAEYQEKEVLRIMPKCGHTYHLYCIDVWLRKQSTCPVCRLPLQDFFGRRHMRPPLFDIPQSLDDPANSTDNSQRWLLPGLERSVGNVSTEGHVESVLVNQPESTPSREAERI, encoded by the exons ATGCTGGGTGGAGGTATGAATTTGGTTACTACTGTTATTGGTTTTGGCATCAGTGGAACATTTATTGTGTTTGTCTGCACAAGAATAATCTGTGGGACGCTCCGCAGGGCCGAACAACGTCCTATGTTCGAGATTGAATCAAGGACTGATCTTGAACAG GTTAGTGGCCTTGAACCAGTTTTGGTTGCTGCAATCCCCACCATGAAGTTCGACAATGAGGCTTTCAGTTCTATGGAAGATCCACA GTGCTCAATATGTTTGGCAGAGTATCAAGAGAAAGAGGTCTTACGAATAATGCCAAAATGCGGCCACACTTATCATCTCTATTGCATTGATGTTTGGCTCAGAAAGCAGTCTACTTGTCCAGTCTGTCGTCTACCATTACAAGACTTTTTTGGAAGAAGACATATGAGGCCACCTTTGTTTGATATTCCTCAATCTTTAGATGATCCTGCAAACTCAACGGACAATTCCCAGCGGTGGCTGCTACCTGGCCTTGAGCGTTCGGTAGGTAATGTAAGTACTGAAGGGCATGTTGAATCTGTTCTTGTGAACCAACCGGAGTCAACACCTTCTCGAGAAGCAGAAAGAATATAG
- the LOC122309201 gene encoding RING-H2 finger protein ATL17-like isoform X4, which yields MFEIESRTDLEQLEPQVSGLEPVLVAAIPTMKFDNEAFSSMEDPQCSICLAEYQEKEVLRIMPKCGHTYHLYCIDVWLRKQSTCPVCRLPLQDFFGRRHMRPPLFDIPQSLDDPANSTDNSQRWLLPGLERSVGNVSTEGHVESVLVNQPESTPSREAERI from the exons ATGTTCGAGATTGAATCAAGGACTGATCTTGAACAG CTGGAGCCTCAGGTTAGTGGCCTTGAACCAGTTTTGGTTGCTGCAATCCCCACCATGAAGTTCGACAATGAGGCTTTCAGTTCTATGGAAGATCCACA GTGCTCAATATGTTTGGCAGAGTATCAAGAGAAAGAGGTCTTACGAATAATGCCAAAATGCGGCCACACTTATCATCTCTATTGCATTGATGTTTGGCTCAGAAAGCAGTCTACTTGTCCAGTCTGTCGTCTACCATTACAAGACTTTTTTGGAAGAAGACATATGAGGCCACCTTTGTTTGATATTCCTCAATCTTTAGATGATCCTGCAAACTCAACGGACAATTCCCAGCGGTGGCTGCTACCTGGCCTTGAGCGTTCGGTAGGTAATGTAAGTACTGAAGGGCATGTTGAATCTGTTCTTGTGAACCAACCGGAGTCAACACCTTCTCGAGAAGCAGAAAGAATATAG